In a genomic window of Oncorhynchus kisutch isolate 150728-3 linkage group LG9, Okis_V2, whole genome shotgun sequence:
- the LOC109896923 gene encoding purine nucleoside phosphorylase-like isoform X2, with the protein MPVRYSFEDCKATADWLLAQTSVRPVVGIVCGSGMGGLADMLKDQVAFNYKDIPNFPQSTVHGHAGRLVFGTLKGRPCVCMQGRFHLYEGYAIQKITLPMRIFSLLGVETVMLTNAAGGLNQDFKVGDIMIMKDHINMPGFAGSNPLAGVNDDRFGVRFPCMSDAYNRELQQLAVDVGQELGYGDFLREGVYCVLGGPSFETIAECRMLHKLGADAVGMSTAHEVIAARHCGMRVFALSLITNRAVMDYDSEEKANHEEVLETGQHRAIQLEKLISTMVTRMEYNNTNA; encoded by the exons GTACAGCTTCGAGGACTGCAAGGCCACAGCAGACTGGCTGTTGGCCCAGACCTCCGTTCGCCCCGTGGTTGGCATCGTGTGTGGTTCAGGAATGGGAGGACTGGCTGACATGCTGAAAGACCAAGTGGCATTCAACTACAAGGACATCCCCAACTTCCCCCAGAGCACAG TGCATGGCCATGCTGGACGCTTGGTGTTTGGGACACTGAAGGGAAGGCCATGCGTGTGCATGCAGGGACGCTTCCACCTGTACGAGGGATACGCCATCCAGAAG ATCACCCTTCCTATGCGTATCTTCAGCTTGCTGGGTGTAGAGACGGTCATGCTGACCAACGCTGCTGGCGGTCTCAACCAGGACTTCAAAGTGGGAGACATCATGATCATGAAAGACCACATCAACATGCCCGGCTTTGCTGGCAGCAACCCACTTGCTGGAGTAAACGACGACAG GTTCGGTGTGCGATTCCCCTGTATGTCTGACGCGTACAACAGAGAGCTGCAGCAGCTGGCTGTGGATGTGGGACAGGAACTAGGCTACGGTGACTTCCTGCGCGAGGGCGTATACTGCGTCCTGGGCGGGCCCTCATTCGAGACCATCGCGGAGTGTCGCATGCTGCACAAACTGGGAGCTGACGCTGTCG gcaTGAGCACGGCTCACGAGGTGATCGCCGCGCGTCACTGCGGCATGCGTGTGTTCGCCCTATCCCTGATAACCAACAGGGCTGTGATGGACTACGACAGTGAGGAGAAGGCCAACCATGAGGAAGTCCTTGAGACAGGCCAGCACCGCGCCATCCAGCTGGAGAAACTGATCTCTACCATGGTCACCCGCATGGAATACAACAACACCAACGCCTAA
- the LOC109896923 gene encoding purine nucleoside phosphorylase-like isoform X3, translating to MGGLADMLKDQVAFNYKDIPNFPQSTVHGHAGRLVFGTLKGRPCVCMQGRFHLYEGYAIQKITLPMRIFSLLGVETVMLTNAAGGLNQDFKVGDIMIMKDHINMPGFAGSNPLAGVNDDRFGVRFPCMSDAYNRELQQLAVDVGQELGYGDFLREGVYCVLGGPSFETIAECRMLHKLGADAVGMSTAHEVIAARHCGMRVFALSLITNRAVMDYDSEEKANHEEVLETGQHRAIQLEKLISTMVTRMEYNNTNA from the exons ATGGGAGGACTGGCTGACATGCTGAAAGACCAAGTGGCATTCAACTACAAGGACATCCCCAACTTCCCCCAGAGCACAG TGCATGGCCATGCTGGACGCTTGGTGTTTGGGACACTGAAGGGAAGGCCATGCGTGTGCATGCAGGGACGCTTCCACCTGTACGAGGGATACGCCATCCAGAAG ATCACCCTTCCTATGCGTATCTTCAGCTTGCTGGGTGTAGAGACGGTCATGCTGACCAACGCTGCTGGCGGTCTCAACCAGGACTTCAAAGTGGGAGACATCATGATCATGAAAGACCACATCAACATGCCCGGCTTTGCTGGCAGCAACCCACTTGCTGGAGTAAACGACGACAG GTTCGGTGTGCGATTCCCCTGTATGTCTGACGCGTACAACAGAGAGCTGCAGCAGCTGGCTGTGGATGTGGGACAGGAACTAGGCTACGGTGACTTCCTGCGCGAGGGCGTATACTGCGTCCTGGGCGGGCCCTCATTCGAGACCATCGCGGAGTGTCGCATGCTGCACAAACTGGGAGCTGACGCTGTCG gcaTGAGCACGGCTCACGAGGTGATCGCCGCGCGTCACTGCGGCATGCGTGTGTTCGCCCTATCCCTGATAACCAACAGGGCTGTGATGGACTACGACAGTGAGGAGAAGGCCAACCATGAGGAAGTCCTTGAGACAGGCCAGCACCGCGCCATCCAGCTGGAGAAACTGATCTCTACCATGGTCACCCGCATGGAATACAACAACACCAACGCCTAA
- the LOC109896923 gene encoding purine nucleoside phosphorylase-like isoform X1 produces MFPDSSTGYSFEDCKATADWLLAQTSVRPVVGIVCGSGMGGLADMLKDQVAFNYKDIPNFPQSTVHGHAGRLVFGTLKGRPCVCMQGRFHLYEGYAIQKITLPMRIFSLLGVETVMLTNAAGGLNQDFKVGDIMIMKDHINMPGFAGSNPLAGVNDDRFGVRFPCMSDAYNRELQQLAVDVGQELGYGDFLREGVYCVLGGPSFETIAECRMLHKLGADAVGMSTAHEVIAARHCGMRVFALSLITNRAVMDYDSEEKANHEEVLETGQHRAIQLEKLISTMVTRMEYNNTNA; encoded by the exons GTACAGCTTCGAGGACTGCAAGGCCACAGCAGACTGGCTGTTGGCCCAGACCTCCGTTCGCCCCGTGGTTGGCATCGTGTGTGGTTCAGGAATGGGAGGACTGGCTGACATGCTGAAAGACCAAGTGGCATTCAACTACAAGGACATCCCCAACTTCCCCCAGAGCACAG TGCATGGCCATGCTGGACGCTTGGTGTTTGGGACACTGAAGGGAAGGCCATGCGTGTGCATGCAGGGACGCTTCCACCTGTACGAGGGATACGCCATCCAGAAG ATCACCCTTCCTATGCGTATCTTCAGCTTGCTGGGTGTAGAGACGGTCATGCTGACCAACGCTGCTGGCGGTCTCAACCAGGACTTCAAAGTGGGAGACATCATGATCATGAAAGACCACATCAACATGCCCGGCTTTGCTGGCAGCAACCCACTTGCTGGAGTAAACGACGACAG GTTCGGTGTGCGATTCCCCTGTATGTCTGACGCGTACAACAGAGAGCTGCAGCAGCTGGCTGTGGATGTGGGACAGGAACTAGGCTACGGTGACTTCCTGCGCGAGGGCGTATACTGCGTCCTGGGCGGGCCCTCATTCGAGACCATCGCGGAGTGTCGCATGCTGCACAAACTGGGAGCTGACGCTGTCG gcaTGAGCACGGCTCACGAGGTGATCGCCGCGCGTCACTGCGGCATGCGTGTGTTCGCCCTATCCCTGATAACCAACAGGGCTGTGATGGACTACGACAGTGAGGAGAAGGCCAACCATGAGGAAGTCCTTGAGACAGGCCAGCACCGCGCCATCCAGCTGGAGAAACTGATCTCTACCATGGTCACCCGCATGGAATACAACAACACCAACGCCTAA